One part of the Chryseobacterium sp. 7 genome encodes these proteins:
- a CDS encoding DUF4407 domain-containing protein, translating to MKTNQQTINQGTHTINWFQKFLMVCSGGNIHILRKTPSEWNKFSGIGGIVLFTAIFATLSAGYAMYTVFDNIWASVGFGILWGLMIFNLDRYIVSSIKKTGTWWNQILMSIPRLILATFLGIIISKPLELKIFEKEVNKQLNTIIQRNKKQLQGEMNGRILQQSGPFETEKQQISGKIAQYQKAYDSASVELEKEILGKQSGLTSGKEGYGPNAKRKQELKEQRRVDLENYQKQAAPRLEYLDKEISKVYTNLETERKSTETFEDKFNGFAARLQALDELGKNSAIIGLAASFIMGLFICLEISPVLVKLISHIGPYDYLLEKTENDFRLYSKEKIEKGNALTDFRIDDFKDNLKN from the coding sequence ATGAAAACAAACCAACAAACTATAAATCAAGGAACTCATACAATAAACTGGTTCCAAAAGTTTCTGATGGTATGCTCCGGAGGAAACATTCATATTTTAAGAAAGACTCCGAGTGAATGGAATAAGTTTTCCGGAATTGGAGGGATTGTACTTTTCACAGCAATATTTGCCACTTTGTCTGCAGGCTATGCTATGTATACGGTATTCGACAATATCTGGGCTTCTGTAGGGTTCGGAATTTTGTGGGGGTTAATGATCTTTAATCTTGACCGTTATATTGTTTCTTCCATTAAAAAAACTGGAACATGGTGGAATCAGATTCTGATGTCTATTCCCCGTCTTATTCTTGCTACATTCCTGGGAATTATTATTTCAAAGCCATTAGAGCTTAAAATTTTTGAGAAAGAGGTCAATAAGCAGCTGAATACCATCATTCAAAGAAATAAAAAACAGCTTCAGGGCGAGATGAACGGAAGAATTCTTCAGCAGAGCGGCCCGTTTGAAACAGAAAAACAGCAGATCTCAGGGAAAATTGCCCAGTATCAGAAAGCCTATGACTCTGCTTCAGTAGAACTTGAAAAAGAAATTCTGGGAAAACAATCAGGATTAACCAGTGGAAAAGAGGGTTACGGCCCCAACGCCAAACGTAAGCAGGAATTAAAAGAGCAGCGCAGAGTAGATCTGGAGAATTATCAAAAACAGGCGGCTCCAAGGCTGGAATATCTGGATAAAGAAATTTCCAAAGTATATACCAACCTGGAAACCGAAAGAAAATCTACGGAAACTTTTGAAGATAAATTCAATGGGTTTGCAGCCAGACTTCAGGCATTGGATGAACTTGGAAAAAATTCTGCAATCATAGGACTTGCCGCTTCATTTATCATGGGGCTGTTTATCTGTCTTGAGATTTCTCCGGTATTGGTAAAACTTATTTCTCATATAGGACCCTATGATTATCTTCTGGAAAAAACAGAAAATGATTTCAGGCTTTATTCTAAAGAGAAAATTGAGAAAGGAAATGCTTTAACCGATTTCAGGATTGATGATTTTAAGGATAATCTAAAAAATTAA
- a CDS encoding phage tail protein, whose protein sequence is MKNLFIACTLLISGAFAPSLQAQASDPYLGQIAFVPYNFVPKNWASCDGQLLSIAQNQALFALLGTTYGGNGTTTFALPDMRGRVLVHNGQAPGGPTTYSMGQTGGTESVTLLVTQMPAHSHTVNAVTAEGNQNSPTNSLPADTKVLDKEYSDATANTTMKSTMINSTGGNQPHENRPPFITLKCIISLVGVFPTQN, encoded by the coding sequence ATGAAAAACTTATTTATTGCATGTACACTGCTTATCAGCGGTGCATTCGCTCCTTCCCTACAAGCTCAGGCATCGGATCCATATTTAGGACAAATTGCTTTTGTTCCTTACAATTTTGTTCCCAAAAACTGGGCATCATGCGATGGACAACTTCTGTCTATTGCACAAAACCAGGCACTATTTGCCCTTTTAGGTACAACCTATGGCGGGAACGGAACAACTACTTTTGCCTTACCTGATATGAGAGGCAGAGTACTTGTACATAACGGACAGGCTCCGGGGGGGCCTACTACCTATAGCATGGGGCAAACCGGAGGAACTGAAAGCGTTACATTATTGGTAACACAGATGCCGGCACACAGCCATACGGTAAATGCGGTAACTGCTGAGGGGAATCAAAATTCACCTACCAACAGTCTTCCTGCAGACACCAAGGTTCTTGACAAAGAATACTCTGATGCGACAGCGAATACAACCATGAAGAGTACAATGATCAACAGTACAGGCGGAAACCAGCCGCATGAAAACAGACCTCCTTTTATAACCTTGAAATGTATCATTTCATTAGTAGGAGTATTTCCAACGCAAAACTAA
- a CDS encoding T9SS type A sorting domain-containing protein, with protein sequence MKILYLVCLALGSSAFAQTITFKGCPNLFDATTFTFNKTGVDSFNKNIYMTTPIDGAQDCSGLGTCEFKIQWNNALTRWEFLADEGNGTFTTPFLIYYNSTGNNSIPMPPGNMVGTWTENTSVTTGQCGGNLTAANSTMTGDVQTITLGTTEFSKNKIQIFPNPVADFISISGIDDGLSIQIYTIDGRLVKSEAFDSKIDVSQLVSGGYVMKISTRNFQTHQFKFVKK encoded by the coding sequence ATGAAAATTCTTTACTTAGTATGTCTTGCTCTCGGAAGCTCAGCTTTTGCGCAGACGATCACTTTTAAGGGATGTCCCAATCTGTTTGACGCTACTACATTCACTTTTAACAAAACAGGTGTAGATTCCTTTAATAAAAACATTTATATGACTACTCCTATTGACGGTGCACAAGATTGCAGCGGATTAGGAACCTGCGAGTTTAAAATCCAATGGAACAATGCTCTTACAAGATGGGAATTTCTTGCTGATGAAGGAAATGGAACTTTCACAACGCCATTTTTAATTTATTATAATTCAACAGGAAATAATTCAATTCCTATGCCTCCCGGCAACATGGTAGGAACCTGGACAGAGAATACAAGCGTTACAACAGGACAATGCGGTGGTAATCTTACAGCAGCCAATTCTACTATGACCGGTGATGTACAGACCATAACATTAGGAACCACAGAGTTTTCGAAAAATAAAATTCAGATTTTCCCGAATCCGGTGGCCGATTTTATAAGCATTTCCGGTATTGATGACGGTCTGTCTATTCAAATTTATACTATTGACGGACGGTTGGTAAAATCTGAAGCATTTGATTCAAAAATTGATGTTTCTCAACTTGTTTCTGGTGGATATGTAATGAAAATCAGCACAAGAAATTTTCAGACTCATCAGTTTAAATTCGTTAAAAAATAA
- a CDS encoding KTSC domain-containing protein, with protein sequence MSNCMPSSVVNHFIYFPDTEILRIIYQSGAVYDYFKVPADIIEKFKEARSKGQFLNKVIKSRFKYRKIE encoded by the coding sequence ATGAGCAACTGTATGCCTTCAAGTGTCGTCAACCATTTCATCTATTTCCCGGATACTGAAATATTGAGAATTATATATCAGTCAGGAGCTGTTTATGATTATTTTAAAGTTCCGGCTGACATTATTGAAAAGTTTAAAGAGGCAAGATCTAAAGGTCAGTTTTTAAATAAAGTGATCAAATCCAGATTTAAATATCGAAAGATTGAATAA